In bacterium, the DNA window ACTTGCAAAATTCAACCTCGTACATTTTCCGGGTTCTGATTTCAAATATAAAATCAATCAAGGGAAATTTGATGAAAAGAAATTTTCTATCGAAAAAGAGCGTGAGTTTTTACCTATTTATCAAAAACTACTCAAAAAATACTCAATCAAACTAAAACAAGATAAGTCAGATTCTTTCCTTGATATTTGGTTTATGGATAATGTTCGTCGAGAGATAGACCACGTTTTTCAAACAATAAAACAAGAGAAAGATATTAAGACTAGAAAAATACTCGCTCTTATTTTGAGTAGAACAATTAGGTCATGCCGTGCAACTACACACAGCGACTTAGCAACACTTAAAGAACCTCAACTTACGACTTATTACTGTTTTAAGCACAAAAAAATCTGCAAACCACTTTTCTCTATAACAAGCATGCTCAATCGCTATGCACTTGATACTTTGAGCAGAATCAGAGAATTTAAAAGATTACGCAAGCCTGTCCATTATTCTGTATTAACTGGTGACTCAAGGGCTGTAAATATTTTTGAGAAAATAGAAAAGCAAAACCCAGAGTTTTCTAAAATTCTAAAAAAGCAAAAAATAGCAGGTATTTTTTGCTCACCTCCTTATGTCGGGCAAATTGATTACCACGAACAACATGCTTACGCATATGACCTTCTTGGATTTAAGCGTAAGGATGATTTAGAAATTGGTCCGCTTTATAAGGGACAAGGAATGGAGGCTCGCCGGTCATATGCACAAGGAATTGCGGATGTGTTAAATAACTGCAAACAATATCTCAAAGCTGATTTTGATATTTTTCTTGTAGCAAATGATAAATATAATCTCTATCCAGAAATTGCAGAAAAGGCGGGAATGAAAATTGTAAACCAGTTTAAACGACCTGTGTTGAACCGAACGGAACGCGATCGAAATCCGTATTCAGAAATTATATTTCATTTTAAAGTAAAATAATTATATGGCTTTATCTAAAGAGCAAATTACAAGTGTTGAAGAAGTTTTGAAAGCAAGTTTGCGCAACAAGTTTCAAAACTATAAACCGGAGCCGGCATCAATGCCTTTTCATACGCGATTACTTGGTAAGGATAGACTGGCTTTGTATTCCTTCATTCATTCGCTCAATACAAATTTCGGTACGAGTATTTTCGAGCCGGTTGGCCTTGCTTTAGCACAAAAGAATTTCAAAATGGCTGTTTCTCAAGCTACAGCCGGAGACCAAATCAGTACAGGCGCGCAATCTGAAATCCAGAAGATTATTGATGGTCTTATTACAGCAACAAGTTCGCCAAACAAAAAAGAAGAAATCGAAAGAATACGAAAAGTTTGTCAAACAGGCGATATGATTAAGGTAAAGCCAACAAAAGTTGATCTACTGTTTGAATCAAAAGACGGTGGATATTTCTTGTTTGATATTAAAACTGCAAAACCAAACGCCGGTGGCTTTAAGGAATTTAAGCGCACATTACTTGAGTGGGTTGCAGTTGTTTTGGCAAACAAACCTAACGCAGAGATAAATACTTTTATTGCAATTCCATATAATCCTTACGAACCAGAACCTTATACCCGATGGACAATGCGGGGAATGTTAGATTTAGAAAATGAGCTTAAAGTAGCAGACGAGTTTTGGGATTTCCTTGGTGGTAAAAATACCTATAAGGATTTACTCGACTGCTTTGAGAGGGTTGGTATTGAGTTGAGAGATGAAATCGATGCCTACTTTAAGCGCTTTAACAAGAAATAGTCCGCCCCGAATTTCGCCAAAAGAAAACGGATGGAGCAAGCGGAGGATTCCTCCCCAGACCCCTCCTCCTCCGCTTGCGAAATCCAAATTAGTCGAGGTTTTGCGGAAACCATTCCCCCAGAAAAATGCTTCCGCAAAACCGAGTCCGCATTGTTCCGCCACCTGCCCGAATACTTGGAGGGCAGAACACCAAAGAAAAATGTCCTTTCCATTTTCAAGAAAAATTTCACCCCCGCCAAATCAAGAAAGCAAGAGACATTTTTCTTTGGTGTTGCCGAGTGAAGCGAGGCAGTGGCGGAACGATACGAGCGTACGATTTAGTTTCAAGCCACCACGCACGCGGGGCGTGCGCATTAGTCAGTTTGATGTTCGAAAAAGGTTCGAGCAAAGTGTATGATTACAGCACAAATGCAAAATTCCCCTCTCGGGGGATTTTGCATTTGTGCGCGAGGAATCGAACGGCCATCCCTACCTCATTGCCGCTTGCACAATGTTGTCTAAAAGCTCGGCGGGTGGTAGGCCGAAGGCGCGCGCCTCCTGCGGAACCAAGCTCGTTTCCGTCATGCCGGGGATGGTGTTGATTTCCAAAACATAAATTTTGCCGTTTGCATCCATAATCATGTCCGTGCGCGAAACGCCGCGGGCATGAATGGCGCGGTGTGCCGTAAGCGCCGCGCGCTGAATTGCTTTTATTTTTGCTTCCGGAAGATTGCGCGGCGGCGTGACTTCTTCGGATGCGTTCGGAGTGTATTTCGCATTAAAGTCAAAGAAGACGCTGCCTTTCAAAACAATCTCCGTCGGCGGAAGTGCTACGGTTTTTTTATGCCCTGAGCTTGTCGAAGGGGCGATCTCCAATACCCCGCACGTGAACTCGCGGCCGGAAATAAACTGCTGCGCGACGATGTTTGGTGAGCATTGTTTTGCTTTTGCAATTGCTGCCGGAAGCTCGGCTGCGGTTTTTACAATACTCACCCCGACGCTTGATCCGCGGTCGGCCGGTTTTATTACAACGGGAAATGTTTTGATTTTCGAGGGGTCCATTTCCGGAGGCATATTTAGCCCGGCATTTTTAAATGCCTGCGCCGCCGCAATTTTATCCATACCAAGGCGGCTCGCTTTGGCGTCCGATCCGGTGAAAGGAACGCCAAGCGACTCCAGCAATGCCTGAATCGTGCCGTCCTCGCCATATTCGCCGTGCATGGCGATGAATGCGAGGTCGTAGTCGCGTTTGAGCGTTTCGGGCGCAACCGGCCATTTGCCGTCTTTGCCGATGACCATCGGCGTCGCGACATATTTTTGCGGATCAAGATTTTTCACTACCATCGCCCCACTTTTCAGTGACACCTCATGTTCGGCGGACGGTCCGCCCATGAGGACTGCGATGCGGAGTTTTTTTGTTGGTTGCATATTTATTCCTCCGACCCAAGCCGATGTTCTACGACCCCTTTTTTCTGTTCAATAGTGGACCGCAGTTGTTCAACTTGCGCGGTTAGCTCACGTTGTTCTTTCTCGTCTTGTGCTTTGGCGAGCTGTTCGGTAAGCGCTTCCAATCTCTCCTGCTGTGTTTGTAAGTACTGTATGTCCCAATCCGCAACCCCCACTTCTTGTGGTAACTGTTCCTCTAACCCCTTCGGCATTTCTTTGCTCATGGTAGGAATTTATTAATGTTTAATTTTGGCGGTGAGGGAGGGATTCGAACCCTCGATACGGATTTAAACCCGTATAGCAGGTTAGCAACCTGTCGCCTTTAGCCACTCGGCCACCTCACCAATATGTATACAGCGTACTAAAAAGGGGATTTATAAGCAAATAAAAAGCAACAACTTTGACATTCAAGGCGAAAAAGTATAGTATTAAGCGATATGAAGCGCCCACCGGTTATTGTTGTTGTCGGACATGTGGATCACGGAAAGACCACGCTTCTTGACTATATCCGCAAGGCAAACGTCGCCTCCCGAGAGGTGGGGGGTATTACGCAGTCCATCGGGGCTTATGAAGTGGTACATCCTTCGACAAGCTCAGGAAATAACGAGCGCATGACGTTTATTGATACCCCTGGACATGAGGCGTTTTCTAAGATGCGACGTCGCGGCGCGAACATCGCAGACTTGGCAATTTTGGTTGTCGCAGCGACCGACGGCGTGCAGCAGCAAACAAAAGAGGCCATTAAGATGTTGCAGGAAACTGAAACGCCGTTTGTGGTTGCTATTAACAAAATTGACTCGGCCGGCGCGGATGAACAGAAGGTGAAAAATGAACTGATGCAGGCCCAGGTGTTCCTTGAGGGGTTCGGAGGCAATACTTCTTGGCAGGCCATTTCGGCAAAAACCGGCAAAGGAGTGAGTGAACTGCTTGATTTGTTGCTCTTGGCGGCAGATTTGGAGGAGCTCACGTATGACCCTGCGGCAGTGGCGAGCGGCTACGTGCTTGAAGGAAAACGCGACGGCAAGAAGGGAATTGTCGCGACGGTTATTTTGAAAGATGGGACGCTGAAAGTCGGTGACATGATTCAGACCGGGACCGTGTCGGGAAAAATTAAAATATTGGAAAACTTTTTAGGTGAACGTGTTGATGAGCTTACCCCTTCAAGTCCGGCGCGCGTTTTGGGATTTGAGGCGCTTCCGACGGTTGGCGCGGAGTTTCACGCCGCGAAAGCCCTTGAAGCGATTATGCGGGTTATTGCGAAGGCGCCGGAGCGTGTTGTGAAACAAAGACTCGCGGAAGGCGAAGCGGAGTTGAATCTTATCCTCAAAGCCGATGTTTCGGGATCGCTGGAGGCACTCTCCGGCATTATGAAAAGTTTGCCGCACCCGCCCGAGCTTCGCGTTGCTGTTATTAGCGAATCCGTTGGCGACATTACGGACGGCGACGTGAAAGACGCTATCGGTCATCACGCCACCATCATCGGTTTTCGGACGCAGGCGACAAAAGCTGCTGAGGAGCTTGCCCGCGCGCAAAGAATTGACATCGTGCAATCGGAGATTGTGTATGACCTTGTGAAGGCGATTGAGGAACGCCTGAAAATAAAGGCGCGAGAAAAATCGCTGGGTATTCTTGAAATACTCGCCGTGTTCGGGCGTAAGGGAAAGGCGCAGATTATCGGCGGTAAAGTCACCGAAGGAGAAATTAAAAATAACGCGGAGCTGGAAGTGACGCGCGGCGAGGTACTTCTTGGCAGCGGAAAAATTATTAACCTGCAGCACCAGCGTGTTGACGCACCGGTAGTTGTGGCAGGGAAGGAGTGCGGACTGCTTTTCGACGCAGAGATAGAGGTGAAGGTAGGGGATAGACTTGTCATGCGATAATATGAAATTCCATCGCAAAGAGCGTATCGCAGAACTTATCCGCGACGAGTTGAGTAATTTTTTCTTGCGCGAGTTGGAGTTTTCCGGGAAGGTTTTGACTATTACAACCGTTGAAGTGTCGGGAGATTTGAATCACGCGAAAGTGAAGGTGAGTATACTTCCCTCCGGCGGAGAGGAAGATATTTTAAAGAAACTTATCAAAATGCGCGGGCATTTCCAGCATTTGTTGAATTACAAGATGAACATTCGTCCGATGCCGGAGATTCGGTTCGAAATTGATCATGGGCTTGAAAAAGCCGCCGTCCTTGAGAAGGATTTTATTCAGATTGAAAAAGAGGAGAAAGGGCGGTAGGATAGAGGGAGTTCTTGGATTTGGGAGGTACGCGAATGACCGATCGTAAGGCGAGGGAAGTGTTGAGGATGTACCGCAAGTGGTTCCGCGATCGCCACATCCCGAAGCGTATAATGGATCACGATCTCGTGTGCCCATCGGCCGGAGCGGCGCTTAAGCATTGCCATAACATGCTCGACAAGATGGAGAAGATGGTCGGCGTTGCTGAGGACAAGGAGAAGTTCGCGCGGTGGCTCGGGTTTATCCAAGGCATCCTCTGCGTGTGCGAGCACTTCACGCTCAAGCAGCTGCGCGACCACAATCGTTCCCGGAGCCGTCACCGCTGACGGCTCTTTGTTTTGGTAAGTTGAAAAATGCGGCGACATATACTACAATGTGAACATATAAGGCCTGGTAGCCAAGTGGTAAGGCGTCTCTCTGCAAAAGAGATATGCGCGAGTTCGATTCTCGCCCAGGCCTCCGCAAATTTTTCCCGTGAGCAGGGCTAACGGTTGAAAAATTTAGCGCCTCGCCGTAGCTTTAGCGAAGCTCGCCTACGCTCTTATGAGCTTCGGCGGAGCGAAGGCGGGAACATAATTGCCCGGGTGGTGAAACTGGTAGACACACATCCCTTAAGAGGATGCGCTCCAAAGCGTGCCGGTTCGAATCCGGCCCCGGGCACTGAATTACTTCCTCACGTACATAAATATACCGCTTAATAAAAGAGGTGTATATTTTCAGTATGGACGCAGACATGTTGAGGAAGCTCGAGGAGCAGGATAAAAAACTGGAACTGATCTTGAAATCGGTGGAAAGCACCCGCCGCTACTTCATGTGGACGCTCATTATCAGCGTGGCGGTGATTGTTTTGCCGCTCATCGGGTTGGTGCTCGTGATTCCGAAACTCTTAAGCACCATGAGTTTGGGGCAATATGGATTATAGGAATGATATAAATAAAAAATGATCAATCAGCAATTACTAGATTACATTAAGCAATCACTGGCGCAGGGTTCAGGTAAGGACTTCATTAAAAGTTCTCTGATTGCGAGTGGTTGGCAAGCGGCGGATATTGATGAGGTGTTTGGTTCTTTGGTTGATGCTTCCCGTCAATCACCCATAAAGAAAGTGAAGAAAGATAAAGTTAAGAATTGGAAGTACGGTTTGGGCGTGGGTGTTACCATCGGCGTAGCGCTGGTTGTTGTAGATCTGTTTACTATGGGTCTTTTGAGTATCTTGCTGAATGCAGTATTGCTCCCCATTTTTTATCCTATTAATTATTTCTACCATATTTTCACAAATGAATGGATTTTTTGGGGTAGTATTTTATTGTCCGGACTTCCTCAATCTGGTGGATCAATGTATGGCGACAGTGGTCCAATGTACTTTTATGAAACTATTTTATATTTCTTCAGTTCAATTTTATTCAGCGTATTAATTGTTAGGAAGGGTTTGAAAAAGGGGTTCGTGTACGGTTATTTAATAATTTTATTAATAGCGAGCATATCCGCACTAGTGTCCGGAGTAAAAATGATTAAACAAGCTAATGACAACTCTGATAGCAAAGTGAGTTTTTTGCAAGATCTAGATAGAAATATAGAAGTTATCGCAAAAAGTCCACTAGATACCAAGCGTGAGGTTGACGGACGGGCGATTTATTTTTACGCGCGTCAACATAATAACTTTGATCGATATAGTTCTTTGAATTTAAGTTTTAGACGTTACAATTCCCCAATTATTCCAGCGATTAATCCTGTGTATGATAATGGTGGAAGTGTAACGATTGGTGCTAGCGGGGTTAATAAGATTGTGATTGGTTTGTCGCCCGCCGAGGAACCTTTTGTGAAAGTAAGTAAATTTTATATTCTCGGCAGAACTAATCCGGGCCCCACAAGGTTGGAACTTAATTATTCAGGTAAATACGAGATTGAGCTCGAACTACCTATTCCTACTGATTTTGATGAGCGTGGCAAGATCTTAGTACGCAACATCGGCATATCTCCAGCCGGATTACCGAAAATTCAGGTGAGCTTTTTACCCGTTGTGGCAAGGCAATCAGCTGTATCTATAAAATCGACCTCATATGATTTAATGAGTGAAATACTTGCGGCGTTGAATATAAAAAATGTGAGCTTAGTAAAGACATCGCTTGAGTGGAATACGGGAAAGTATGAAACGCCGAATGGAAAAATGACTAAAGAGGTATTTAATGGATACGGCTTTGAGGTTACGCGGTCGGCGGTCGAAAATGAAACCTTGAAGGCAATGGGAAAAACAGACGATCTAAATATCGGATCACGCTTTGGCGGCGCATTAAGTAATCGAGGGTTTGTATTTGACGGGGTTAATAGTGGGGATGCTACATTTCATGCGACGTTGGGCTATGCAAAGGGGGATTTCATTTGCGTGATTAAGACCCGGATAACCACGCCGCCTGAACAGGTGGGTGATCACACTCCTGTTGCCACGGTCGACACTGTGGCTTGCGCGGACAAAAATGATAAATAAAATGCACTGACTACTATATGAATGACTCTCGTAAAGGCTTTATTGTCCCGATAATCTTGATTGTTGTCGCGCTTCTTATCGCTGGAGGAGGCGCGTATTTAAGGTATCGGCAGGAGAATAAACTAACGCAGCAGAGTAGTGAAACTGTAGGCTGGAAAACGTACACTGATTCAAAGGTTGGATTTACATTTCAGTATCCGAGTAATGCTTCGGAAAACGCAAAAGAGGGTTTGGCATTTAGGGTTACGGTGAATGACTTAAATACTATGGGTGATGCGCCGTTGGGTTACGGCATAGACAACGCTTTAAAAGATAAAAATGCCCTATCTCAAGGAGATCCAAGCGTGCCTTTGGGTATGCCTGTGGCGGGTTCTTTAAAGATGTTGACCGTTAAGAGCGCGTTAGCGAAAGAGCTGGTTCTTCTCCAGGAGTTGGACGTCTGTGATGTAAGATTCGATCGCCAAGCGGTCATCTACAAAGATCATTATCAAATAATATTATCCTGGAGCTACAATGGAGCCGATGCTTTGAAGGGAACTGATATCCAGAAAAATAATCCGAGCTATTTTGGCGGAGGTGAATGTAGTAAATCCGAAAATATTTTTTGGACATACAAGGATAAGCGCGATAGCAGCGCGGATGTTTTTTATGCAGACCTTGTAGCCGGCAAAACTGATCCAGTGAGTCAAAACTGGTTTACTGCTTTTGACAAAATTGTTAAAACTTTTCAGTTTACGAATGTTGAAGTTCAAATAGCGCCTAAAGCGCCTTCGAACGAAACAGCTGGCTGGAAAACATACATGAACACGTCCGATGGGTATAGTATTTCCTATCCAGATTCTTACCATGTTGCATACGGCGACTCCCTCTTTAATTATGATGAAAATAAGTATGAGCGTGGCAATCCTAATGGTGTAAAGATTCAGGTTCAACGACACAGTAAAGAAAATTTTGGTTATGATTTAGCAACGAACGAGGGTGTCAAAAAGTTTACTGATAAATTGAATGCGGATCGCATAAAAAATGATGCTATAGAAAGTTCAAATTCAACTCCGATCACTCCATCTTCACTAGGTATTTTCAAATTCAAAAATAAAGTGCTTGGTGGCCCCGGAGGAGCGTTTGACGTATATTATACTTTTGCTAGCAGTGACACCTATTACATGGTTCTAGTTTGGGGAGAAACTAATGATCAGCAAACAGTTAATCAAATTCTTTCGACAATTAAAATAAGTGTAACTCTCACAACTCAACCGCCTATAGCAAGTGAAATCCCAAACATCATAAAAAATATAACGGTTGATGCCGAAACCGGAAGTCAAAAACCCGAAAACAATTCGCAAGTTATTGATCAGGTCAGAAAAGATGTACAGAACGGTAAGTTATTGTGGTTCAAAGACCCTGTAGAAGTCTCTAAAAAATACGGAATCCGTTTTGGAATTGGCGCGGGTGCACAATATGTTTTAGGACAAAAAGCAATTACGGGTGGAGATTCAGGTTTAGGGCACTCGACGGTGTTAGCTACTTACAATTCTAAATCGTACAGAATTGCCCTAATCACTGAACTTAGTCAGCCATCGATTTGGGTCATAAATGCTGTCACAGATGTTCAACAGGAAAATAAATTGAGGGTAAATTTCTTTCAAGCCGCTTCTACATACGATAATGACGGAGTAGGTCATCAAGAAATTGTAAGTAAATTTGGTGACGGGACTACGATGTATTATCTCAATGTCAAAAATCCTGTAGTTTCCTTTTACCTCAATCAGCCAGCAAATCCATCTACTGTAAATTCTGGTTCAATTATTGTAAAAGTGAATAATACAGTGCTTAGCGGAACTACTGCAAAAGCTGTTACGGAGCAAGCGTCTTCTCACGGAGCAACATTTCCAATGTACTCGGTTCAAGTTGATCTTAGTGGTGTAGCGAATTTGAAAAATTATGCCGGACAAAATATTCAAATTATTCTCACAGATAAAATTAAGGACAATTCTGGTAATCCACTCCAGCAATGCGATAGAGCATATAATAAAGGCGAATGTATAACAGATACTTCTGGTCAAAAAATAAAAGTTTTTGGCGCAGAATTAAAATTGTATTCTCAAACACCCTTAATCACCGTGTTGAGTCCGAATGGCGGTGAAGCGTACAGGGCGGGCGATACCGTGAATATACGTTGGAGTTCGAATTCGAATACCTCAAATTCTGTAAATATACGCCTACATCGAATCGACGAAACGGCAACGACCGACATCGCAAAGGGTGTTCAAAACAAGGGGAGTTATAGTTGGACCGTTCCGCAAAGCAACCCCGGAGATTCAATTATTCCATATATAGTTTGCGTAAGCGTTCCGGATGCTCAAGGTGTGGATAATATTGATAATAAGAATGCTGACTGCAGCGATAATAAATTTACAATTACCTCGGCACAAACTATCCAGAGTTCAAGTTTAAATTCAGGGACTATTTCGGTCCGCGCTATTGTGGCAAATATTAATGAGGTTGGAGACAAGTACGGATCGTACGGAATGAAATTTTCGCAGTCGAAATTAGCGGAGGTTGATCAGGCTCTTCAAAAACTTAATGTTTTCGTACAACAGAGTTCGTATGGAAAGACGCAGTTGCAAGGGAACACCATGGGAGTTTATGAACTCGGGAGCGGTGTGTGCAATCATACATCCTACGGAGACAGGGTTGATGATTTAATACAACGCGCGTTGCAAAAAGCAGACGCGCAAACGCCATTTGTGGATTATTCATATTATCTCATCGTCCATCCGATGCCGGATTGTCCCGATGGATCATTGTGGACTTTCGAGGGCAAAGGCCAATTTGTGTTGTATACACTAAATGGTAGAACTGTTCACTTGCGAGGGATACATATTTCTGATCTATCGGATGAATATCTTTTTCATGAATTTGGCCATAGTTTGGCGTATCAACCGAATACTGGCATCGGCCATCCTGATTATATAAATTGCCCAGTAACTACCTCCGGCGGTGTTACAACGATAGCGCTTTCTAACTCATGTCCGCATGTTTACGATTGGAATAATGGAAATATACCCGTGTTTACAATGATGTCCGCTAAAAGGGGGATACTATCCGATTACAGCGCGATTGAAAAAGAAATTATTGGTTGGCTTGTTGGTTCTGATTTTGTGATAACAACAAGCGGACAGTATAGTTTGTCGCCCATAGAGCAGAGTGGTCCCGGACCGAAGGCGCTTAAAATTCCAATATCGGGCACCGATTTTACCGCGTATGTTTCTTTTAGACAGCCGGTTGGATATACGTATCCCGACGCGCCATCGAATAAACCGAACGGCGTGACAATTGACATATCAAGCGCAGGGACAAAGAGTTTTCTCGTGACTAACA includes these proteins:
- a CDS encoding Ser-Thr-rich GPI-anchored membrane family protein is translated as MNDSRKGFIVPIILIVVALLIAGGGAYLRYRQENKLTQQSSETVGWKTYTDSKVGFTFQYPSNASENAKEGLAFRVTVNDLNTMGDAPLGYGIDNALKDKNALSQGDPSVPLGMPVAGSLKMLTVKSALAKELVLLQELDVCDVRFDRQAVIYKDHYQIILSWSYNGADALKGTDIQKNNPSYFGGGECSKSENIFWTYKDKRDSSADVFYADLVAGKTDPVSQNWFTAFDKIVKTFQFTNVEVQIAPKAPSNETAGWKTYMNTSDGYSISYPDSYHVAYGDSLFNYDENKYERGNPNGVKIQVQRHSKENFGYDLATNEGVKKFTDKLNADRIKNDAIESSNSTPITPSSLGIFKFKNKVLGGPGGAFDVYYTFASSDTYYMVLVWGETNDQQTVNQILSTIKISVTLTTQPPIASEIPNIIKNITVDAETGSQKPENNSQVIDQVRKDVQNGKLLWFKDPVEVSKKYGIRFGIGAGAQYVLGQKAITGGDSGLGHSTVLATYNSKSYRIALITELSQPSIWVINAVTDVQQENKLRVNFFQAASTYDNDGVGHQEIVSKFGDGTTMYYLNVKNPVVSFYLNQPANPSTVNSGSIIVKVNNTVLSGTTAKAVTEQASSHGATFPMYSVQVDLSGVANLKNYAGQNIQIILTDKIKDNSGNPLQQCDRAYNKGECITDTSGQKIKVFGAELKLYSQTPLITVLSPNGGEAYRAGDTVNIRWSSNSNTSNSVNIRLHRIDETATTDIAKGVQNKGSYSWTVPQSNPGDSIIPYIVCVSVPDAQGVDNIDNKNADCSDNKFTITSAQTIQSSSLNSGTISVRAIVANINEVGDKYGSYGMKFSQSKLAEVDQALQKLNVFVQQSSYGKTQLQGNTMGVYELGSGVCNHTSYGDRVDDLIQRALQKADAQTPFVDYSYYLIVHPMPDCPDGSLWTFEGKGQFVLYTLNGRTVHLRGIHISDLSDEYLFHEFGHSLAYQPNTGIGHPDYINCPVTTSGGVTTIALSNSCPHVYDWNNGNIPVFTMMSAKRGILSDYSAIEKEIIGWLVGSDFVITTSGQYSLSPIEQSGPGPKALKIPISGTDFTAYVSFRQPVGYTYPDAPSNKPNGVTIDISSAGTKSFLVTNNVNMDAPLQIGASYRIGTSGPFVTVTNISNNLASVTLSSIALPR
- the rbfA gene encoding 30S ribosome-binding factor RbfA codes for the protein MKFHRKERIAELIRDELSNFFLRELEFSGKVLTITTVEVSGDLNHAKVKVSILPSGGEEDILKKLIKMRGHFQHLLNYKMNIRPMPEIRFEIDHGLEKAAVLEKDFIQIEKEEKGR
- a CDS encoding D-alanine--D-alanine ligase; its protein translation is MQPTKKLRIAVLMGGPSAEHEVSLKSGAMVVKNLDPQKYVATPMVIGKDGKWPVAPETLKRDYDLAFIAMHGEYGEDGTIQALLESLGVPFTGSDAKASRLGMDKIAAAQAFKNAGLNMPPEMDPSKIKTFPVVIKPADRGSSVGVSIVKTAAELPAAIAKAKQCSPNIVAQQFISGREFTCGVLEIAPSTSSGHKKTVALPPTEIVLKGSVFFDFNAKYTPNASEEVTPPRNLPEAKIKAIQRAALTAHRAIHARGVSRTDMIMDANGKIYVLEINTIPGMTETSLVPQEARAFGLPPAELLDNIVQAAMR
- a CDS encoding TdeIII family type II restriction endonuclease, which translates into the protein MALSKEQITSVEEVLKASLRNKFQNYKPEPASMPFHTRLLGKDRLALYSFIHSLNTNFGTSIFEPVGLALAQKNFKMAVSQATAGDQISTGAQSEIQKIIDGLITATSSPNKKEEIERIRKVCQTGDMIKVKPTKVDLLFESKDGGYFLFDIKTAKPNAGGFKEFKRTLLEWVAVVLANKPNAEINTFIAIPYNPYEPEPYTRWTMRGMLDLENELKVADEFWDFLGGKNTYKDLLDCFERVGIELRDEIDAYFKRFNKK
- a CDS encoding site-specific DNA-methyltransferase is translated as LAKFNLVHFPGSDFKYKINQGKFDEKKFSIEKEREFLPIYQKLLKKYSIKLKQDKSDSFLDIWFMDNVRREIDHVFQTIKQEKDIKTRKILALILSRTIRSCRATTHSDLATLKEPQLTTYYCFKHKKICKPLFSITSMLNRYALDTLSRIREFKRLRKPVHYSVLTGDSRAVNIFEKIEKQNPEFSKILKKQKIAGIFCSPPYVGQIDYHEQHAYAYDLLGFKRKDDLEIGPLYKGQGMEARRSYAQGIADVLNNCKQYLKADFDIFLVANDKYNLYPEIAEKAGMKIVNQFKRPVLNRTERDRNPYSEIIFHFKVK
- the infB gene encoding translation initiation factor IF-2: MKRPPVIVVVGHVDHGKTTLLDYIRKANVASREVGGITQSIGAYEVVHPSTSSGNNERMTFIDTPGHEAFSKMRRRGANIADLAILVVAATDGVQQQTKEAIKMLQETETPFVVAINKIDSAGADEQKVKNELMQAQVFLEGFGGNTSWQAISAKTGKGVSELLDLLLLAADLEELTYDPAAVASGYVLEGKRDGKKGIVATVILKDGTLKVGDMIQTGTVSGKIKILENFLGERVDELTPSSPARVLGFEALPTVGAEFHAAKALEAIMRVIAKAPERVVKQRLAEGEAELNLILKADVSGSLEALSGIMKSLPHPPELRVAVISESVGDITDGDVKDAIGHHATIIGFRTQATKAAEELARAQRIDIVQSEIVYDLVKAIEERLKIKAREKSLGILEILAVFGRKGKAQIIGGKVTEGEIKNNAELEVTRGEVLLGSGKIINLQHQRVDAPVVVAGKECGLLFDAEIEVKVGDRLVMR